The Gadus macrocephalus chromosome 9, ASM3116895v1 genomic interval gcggcggggccggggccggcgTGGCTCAGCAGGCCGTGGAGGTCCCCGGGCAGCCCGGCCGTGGGGCCCACAGCGTGGTTCCTCAGCACGTGGATCACATCATCCAGCCGGTCCAGACGGTCCTCCACCTgagactagacacacacacacacacaaacacacacacacacacacacacgcacacacaaacacacacatgaagacggGGCTAGACTTTCTCCCATCATTCCTTTGTGTTTTCTATGTATTATTCTCTGGGGGCGTGGCAGAGTGACACACCAATGAGGAGCGGTGTTCTTAAAACAGGAGCCCCGTCGTACCATTGATATGAGGGAGGACTCGTAGGCAGGGGAGGCCGGGGACTGGGCTGGGTTCCAGGGCCGCATGTGGGGGCCTGGATTGGAAGGAAAGGGGAAAGCATGTCCAGGTGTAGTGAAGAGGTGTCACAGTAGATGATAAGAAGGATAATAACTCAATTAAGAAATACATCAATACATCAATACATCAAAAACATGAATTCATTGATTCATTAATTATTACAATTAAAATAGATAATAAGAATCCACAATTAaattaatacacaaacaaaaaagtaaaagaataatgataaaatatttgacaaataAAGCGTATAAATCTGGTGTATCATGtggtcagcggggggggggttcctgtgtgtgtcttaccTGAGGGTTCGGAtggggccggcgggggggagggagagcgggcCGGCGTGGACGCGCTGGAGGGGAAACTGCTGCTGGTGTGGTCAGGAGAGtatatctggggggggggggggggggggggggaggtgggggaggagggggtgagcgaGCTACACTGCCCAGCACATGGATCATTTTAAAAGCACAACTCATCATGTCTCTGCGGGGTTTTACAGCCACCCCCACCTCCGGCTCATAATCCCAAACCAAACTCATCAATTGCGGACATTTTACTATGACAGCAGGCCCATAAAACCCCAGCACCCGCGAGCCCAGCTTTAAACACACAAGACATCAGGGTACAGGCCAGGTTGACTTCACCCTGCAGCGCAGAttgactttttttctttttatcaatTGAATGGAGTTGAGTGGACGTGGAACAGGAAGCCACGCGGTCACAGGGTTTAACAGGGTCGGGGTTGAGTGTACTTACAGATGCCAGAGCTTTGCCCAACGCGTCACCCGTCTGCGAGCCTCGGGGCAGACTGCCTTGGTTTCCTGTCCACGGAAGGGAGCGGCAATTCATAGTTTATGAAGGCTTCTCGAGGCACACAAAGACCCTTCATATACAGTTAATGGATTTAAAATACAGGTcggtatatttatatattatatctatacatatatatatatatatatatatatatagacagatATAGCcccacatataaatatatatacatatatacatgcatacataaacatacacatttaTTGTGAATTAACTCCACGACCTCTGAACccaccacaccccaaaccgaAGCTGACCTGAGGAGTTTTCTGAGTggctggcggaggaggaggaggtccgaGGGGGGTGCGAGCGGTGGAAGGTGGACATTGGGGGAAGGCCTCTGTTCATATCCGTCACCGCCTGCGTCGAGTAGACCTGGAACACGTCACCAAACCCAGCCGTTGGCGGTCATACATTTATACGGGTCAGAGGTCGGCACTTTTGACCCCTTTTGGGTTTGTTTTCATGAATGCTTTTACCAGGTGATTGTGCGACGTCATGTTGTTGTAGTTCCCGTGCTCTGTGTGGCTGGATGTGAGCCCCCCTCGCTGCCCCCCTTCGTAGCCCTGTTGGTTCAGTCCGTTCGCCGTGTTCCAGATGTCGGCTGAGTTGCCTGTGCCCTCTGCATTAAGGACACAAGTGTCAACACAGATGTGCTGCCATCTTGTGTCTCACAGCAACGCTACGCTGAAGTCAATTCTGAATATGTCGTGGACACAGTGAAGAAAGCTATTCAAGTTTTATACCTCATATAACTCAAATCCCTAATGTAATTCTTACACGATTGTTGTCTCTGACATATAAGACCTCTCCCATACCcatttcctcctctctcagTGCAAGTTAACgttatcaaaataaaagcgggTAGACGTTCAAAAGTAGACCAAAGCAAAAGTAGACATTCATTCCCCCCTCAATCCAATAATGTCTGGCTGCAGCCTGACATCCAACTGCTATCAACTGCTATCATCAAAATCGTCATAGGTTTTACGCCAGCGATGATGTTTAGTAAATTATGTCCCTTTTTAAACATTGATATTTTGGGGCACTTTTTCATGATTCATTATTTTCCATGTACCTTGGTAAACGATACATCTAATGTAATGGAAAGAACATAGTGCATTCACATGTGAGCAAAGATCGGGCTAAAAAGCTAGCGCAACAGGCTTAATTGTTAGCGCAACCGGGTTAGGGTagaagtggttagggttagggtagtagtggttagggttagggtagcagtggttagggttagggttacggtcgtagtggttagggttagggtttgaaaGAAGAGATTGAAACTTTCCACGCCCTACGCCCCGGGAACCAAGCTTTGCCACTGGACGAGAGGCAATGACGGTAGCAGTTGGATGTGGATATCCATATCCTACAGGCTGAAGCCAgacccttctccctctctcctaccaCTCACTTGGCCCCCTCTGTGATGAGCAAGACTCAGTGCACTTCCATTACGAAACTGGTTGGTGTTGTTGAGAGATCCCTCTGGTGTTATTTTCAAAGGGCACACAGAGCGCTCTCAGAGCACAGAGGAGCGCTGGCACTCACCAAAAAAGGTGTTGGCGAACACGTTGCCGGGGGTCTTGTGGGAGAGGTGTGATGTGGGGTTCTGGTTGATGTCCTCATTGTCAGGACATTGTCCATAAACCTAAAAGGAAATGTAGAAAGTAAACtctaattaataaaataacacTGGGGGGCAATTCTGCTGGCGGCGGCGAGGCGAGTGGAACAAAGTACGGTCAGAACGGGATAATCCTTAAGCTGCAGGTCCAGGCTCCTCCTCATCCGGATTTAGGAAGCATTCAGCGGGAGAAATCCCCACGCTAATCGAGGTAAGGTTTGTCTGTGCACACATGACTGTTGGATACACGGCCGTGTGCGCATGCTCATAGTATTTTAGACTAAAACGGTGTGCTTCTGCAGCTGAGatgtttgtgttgtgatgtgttgtgcgCTCCCAGAGGTCCGCTTCTACTATCCGTGTGTTCTGCACAAATAAATTGGATGCAGGAATACAGGCCTGCATTCTGCAGAAAAGTGTTcgacatacacaccaacacatgttCAAAgacaccaaacacaaacacacgcacatatagacacacgcaaacacacatacacacacgcacacatacaaacaaacacacagacacacacacacacacacacacacatacacagtacacacacacataaacacacaaccacacgcagcaacacacacacacacacacacacacagacacacacacataaacacagaaccacatgcagcaacacacacacacacacacagacacacacgcacacacacacacacacacacacacacacacacacacacacacacacaccaagaggtcTGGCCTGCACCTGCACCTCCCTCAATTTCTTTGATGTGCCCCAGGAAATGAAAATAAACCTCCCTGCTCAACATCAATGGGGTGTCAGTTACCCGGACGACAAGTTCTGTAAAGCAGCCTATTAAAGGCTGAatacgctctcacacacacacacacacacacacacacacacacacacacacatccacagacgcacactcactcacacacacatacactcacacacaaacacatccaaaaatgcgcacacacacacacacacacacacacacacacacacacacacacacacacacacacacacacacacacacacacacacacacacacatttgactcacacaccaacaatgATATACAAACACGGGGACCCACATTTCATGTTAGaatatacaaaaacatacacacacacacacacacacacacacacacacacacacacacacaaacacacacacaccgtgaccTTGGCTGGCACGGGTCCCATGGTGATTGTGCGAAAGGCCAACAGAGGAGCCCCTGCCGACACCGGGCCCATCTGAGCCGACGTGAGCAACATATGGCCAAGGATAAAGCCAATTGTCCTCCTTACCATCAACGTGGCAGGCGACCCGTTAATAATGGCCACACCCCCGCCCCGCCGccacgccccccacccccacccccacccccaccccccggaGAGGACCCGTCAGCGTGGAATCCTCTTTTAACACCGCCTTGATTTAGGAACCATCAATCAGGAAATCCATAATTATAAGGGACGCGCTGTGGATATAAAGACCTTAACTTCAAATTTTATATTTTGCATAAAcaatcatcttttttgttttgtgcgtTAGGATACTTTTAGGGTGTATATGTTCCTTTGTAATTTTTCAATTCCCCTGAACAAGTAAATTTTTTCATCACAAACAGTTAACCAAATAGCCTATTGAATCAAATCTTTGAATGAAAACAGTACAAGCAGCCAGTGTTATGGAGTGGCAGCACACAGGAATATTCCCTTATTAATGTTGGGTGAGTTATGGCACCAGATGAGTGGAATATCAACTTGCTCTTCAAGTCCTACGCTTGCGGTTGTACCCCGGCCAACTCTAGCCACATGCAACCAATTTTCTGCTTCTGTGATCCATGATGTCTGGATATGGTTAGTCTCGGAGATCAAAGCGCCTTTGATAATGGCTGTAGTGGTGTAGGGACCGCTGCAACGTAGCAGGCTTAAATCAAATAGAAACAGCGGCAGTCTGCTTCATGTCAGAACCTCGCTGCTGCCGGTGGACTGACTGCTCAGCACTTACAAAGTACAAAGTGGGATGTGAACCCAATGAGTTGGTCCTGATGACGAGAGGAGTTCCGCATGGTCTGAGCATGGCTGATCAAACAGAAAAGCAAATAATAAAAGCTGGTAGCCTACAGCACCAACACCACATGTTTCACTAATAGGATACTCTAAGCTTTCTAGGAACTACATCTAATTTTACAACCGTTCATGCAAACGCTAACAAATGCTTTGATACTTTATCAAACTTTGAAGCCAAACtcataaaccaaacatgttATGTGAGGTTATTTAATCCAAATAAAGCTGATGGTTAAAACACATTCtgaagtgtgtgagtgttaaaaaATATCCAAAAAAAGCTGATGGTTAAAACACATTGCTAAGTGTGAGTGTTATTTGTGAACATATGCATGTATACAGGACCGACGATCACTCCCACAGTGTGGTAATACGTGATGTGTACACATGCAATGCATATCATTGGTAACAACACAATAATAAGATGTGCTTGCCGTGTCGCAGCACAAGTATCGCATTTAACCATTCACGATCCAATCAATCTCTGCATCCTACTTCAACACAAGAGCTCACAAAGAGGAGGGAAACAAGAAAAGAGTATAAAGAGATACTCACTGGCTTCATGTTGTAGCAGTACATCATGGGGTTGTTCCCCGTCCCGGGGACAGGATAAGCGCAGTACATCACTGTCCTGTTCAACACTCCGGACTCACAGTCAGCGGCGCGTCCCCGCAGCTCCCAGCTCGGGTCCTCGTGTGTGCACGTCGTCCACGTGCACGCCTCCTCCCGGCCCGCCCTCCCGCTGGTCGCGCCCCCTCCCGGCCCCGCCCTCCCGCTGGTCCCCGCAGACAACTTATGCAAATGAGGACCGTACCATTCATGCACCCAGGGAGCGGTCACTTCGGTCGCTTCCCGGAATGGCTGACGACGCGGACGAAATGGAATGGGATATTTAAAACCGAATTGGTCCGGCCTACTAATCAAGCGCTGAAGTAAAAATAAtcgatgaaaaaataaataaataaataaagctgaGGTACTGACGTATTGTATGCCTAAATCACGAAGTATTACAAAACGAGTATTTGCTGcagaaataggcctacatgagtGAATTC includes:
- the LOC132464771 gene encoding transcription factor 12-like codes for the protein MYCAYPVPGTGNNPMMYCYNMKPVYGQCPDNEDINQNPTSHLSHKTPGNVFANTFFEGTGNSADIWNTANGLNQQGYEGGQRGGLTSSHTEHGNYNNMTSHNHLVYSTQAVTDMNRGLPPMSTFHRSHPPRTSSSSASHSENSSGNQGSLPRGSQTGDALGKALASIYSPDHTSSSFPSSASTPARSPSPPPAPSEPSGPHMRPWNPAQSPASPAYESSLISMSQVEDRLDRLDDVIHVLRNHAVGPTAGLPGDLHGLLSHAGPGPAAASLPAPMQPAPGHNAAMVEAVTMNTNHQVFQGRIQNGHPYAARQRLALQTVQGCGGRGNQELKLEGVDREEMMHTNHSSDSQRSDEEGEHKLHDDNSTPASLHEDEDLSPEQKAERERERRMANNARERLRVRDINEAFKELGHMCQLHLNSEKPQTKLLVLHQAVAVILSLEQQVRERNLNPKAACLRRREEEKASAGLTEQQSMHLAFHPGLADTSHPMGRL